A single window of Rhipicephalus microplus isolate Deutch F79 chromosome 5, USDA_Rmic, whole genome shotgun sequence DNA harbors:
- the LOC119173534 gene encoding alpha-crystallin A chain has protein sequence MARSLIPSACFPRPGVGRDYRWDTWDTWDNSRLFDQHFGTALLDDDLWALRPARMGMRAPFRRQLSRGGGGVSELRNEPDSFQVMLDVSHFSPEEITVKTVDRCISVLARHEERMDEHGFVSREFTRRYVLPEDTLPEQVSSTLSPDGVLTITAPKVPPSTAPNERIVPIAMQGAAAAAMPLTVQHEP, from the exons ATGGCTCGTAGCCTGATTCCATCGGCGTGCTTCCCCCGCCCTGGCGTCGGACGTGACTACAGGTGGGACACCTGGGACACGTGGGACAACAGCCGGCTGTTCGACCAGCACTTCGGCACCGCACTGCTTGATGATGACCTGTGGGCTCTCAGGCCCGCACGGATGGGCATGCGGGCTCCTTTCCGTAGACAGTTGTCCAGGGGAGGAGGCGGGGTGTCCGAGCTGCGGAACGAGCCGGATTCCTTCCAA GTGATGCTGGACGTGAGCCACTTCTCGCCGGAAGAGATCACGGTCAAGACGGTGGACCGGTGCATTAGCGTGTTGGCTCGCCACGAGGAGCGCATGGATGAGCACGGCTTCGTGTCTCGCGAGTTCACACGCCGCTACGTCCTGCCCGAAGACACGCTGCCCGAGCAGGTGTCCTCGACGCTTTCGCCTGATGGTGTGCTCACCATCACGGCGCCCAAGGTGCCTCCTTCCACGGCGCCCAATGAGCGCATCGTGCCTATTGCCATGCAaggcgccgccgctgctgccatgCCGCTAACGGTGCAACACGAGCCCTGA